The Cyclopterus lumpus isolate fCycLum1 chromosome 1, fCycLum1.pri, whole genome shotgun sequence sequence tgtagacctgtgcctccagtatgtacgattcccgccaacatactgacacagccgctggcccaccgtgccgtctacccctctctactggacaatggagttggcgggactctgggacggagtttacatgttctccaccgaaaaacatgtaggattaggttctaatgtaatttaatgtaataatgtaattaatataatacacacattttttttatttctcgtccgcagatcgccacctgacgctttttagagagggtgtagacctgtgcctccagtatgtacgattcccgccaacatactgacacagccgcttgtccaccgTACCGTCTACcttctctactggacaatggagttggcgggactctgggacggagtttacatgttctccaccgaaaaacatgtaggattaggttctaatgtaatgtaataatatacaatattttcattctCCTTCGcagatctaccttttttttttgtagagagggtgtagaactgtgcctccagtatgtacgattcccgccaacatactgacacagccgcttggccaccgtgccgtctacccctctctactggacaatggagttggcgggactctgggacggagtttacatgttctccaccgaaaaacatgtaggattaggttctaatgtaatgtaatgtattaacataatgaatataatatacaattatttttatttacttgtccgcagatcgccacctgacactttttagagagggtgtagacctgtgcctccagtatgtacgattcccgccaacatactgacacagccgctggcccaccgtgccgtctaccctctctactggacaatggagttggcgggactctgggacggagtttacatgttctccaccgaaaaacatgtaggattaggttctaatgtaatgtaatgtattaacataatgaatataatatacaattgtttttattttctcgtccgcagatcgctacctgacgctttttagagagggtgtagacctgtgcctccagtatgtacgattcccgccaacaaactgacacagccgctggcccaccgtgccgtctacccctctctactggacaatggagttggcgggactctgggacggagtttacatgttctccaccgaaaaacatgtaggattaggttctaatgtaatgtaataatatactattttttcattctcctccccagatctacctttttttttttagagagggtgtagacctgtgcctccagtatgtacgattcccgccaacatactgacacagccgcttgtccaccgTACCTTctaccctctctactggacaatggagttggcgggactctgggacggagtttacatgttctccacccaaaaacatgtaggattagattctaatgtaatgtaataatatacaatattttcattctCCTCCGcagatctaccttttttttttttagagagggtgtagacctgtgcctccagtatgtatgattcccgccaacatactgacacaggcGCTtggccaccgtgccgtctacccctctctactggacaatggagtcggcgggactctgggacggagtttacatgttctccaccgaaaaacatgtaggattaggttctaatgtaatgtaatgtattaacataatgaatataatatacaattattttcatttacttgtccgcagatcgccacctgacactttttagagagggtgtagacctgtgcctccagtatgtacgattcccgccaacatactgacacagccgcttggccaccatgccgtctacccctctctactggacaatggagttggcgggactctgggacggagtttacatgttctccaccaaaaacatgtaggattaggttctaatgtaatgtaataatatactattttttcattctcctccccagatctacctttttttttttttagagagggtgtagaactgtgcctccagtatgtacgattcccgccaacatactgatacagccgcttgtccaccgTACCGTctaccctctctactggacaatggagttggcgggactctgggacggagtttacatgttctccacccaaaaacatgtaggattaggttctaatgtaatgtaatgtaataatataagatacaatttattttattgtattttccccagatcgccacctgacacttcttagagagggtgtagacctgtgcctccagtatgtacgattcccgccaacatactgacacagccgctggcccaccgtgccgtctacccctctctactggacaatggagttggcgggactctgggacggagtttacatgttctccaccgaaaaacatgtaggattaggttctaatgtaatgtaatgtattaacataatgaatataatatacaattatttttatttacttgtccgcagatcgccacctgacactttttagagagggtgtagacctgtgcctccagtatgtacgattcccgccaacatactgacacagccgcttggccaCCATGCCGTCTACCCATCtgtactggacaatggagttggcgggactctgggacggagtttacatgttctccacccaaaaacatgtaggattaggttctaatgtaatttaatgtaataatgtaattaatataatacacacattttttttatttctcgtccgcagatcgccacctgacgctttttagagagggtgtagacctgtgcctccagtatgtacgattcccgccaacatactgacacagacgcttgctcaccgtgccgtctacccctctctactggacaatggagttggcgggactctgggacggagtttacatgttctcctccgaaaaacatgtaggattaggttctaatgtaatgtaatgtaataatataagatacaatttcttttattgtattttccccagatcgccacctgacacttcttagagagggtgtagacctgtgcctccagtatgtacgattcccgccaacatactgacacagccgctggcccaccgtgccgtctacccctctctactggacaatggagttggcgggactctgggacggagtttacatgttctccaccgaaaaacatgtaggattaggttctaatgtaatttaatgtaataatgtaattaatataatacacacattttttttgtttctcgtccgcagatcgccacctgacgctttttagagagggtgtagacctgtgcctccagtatgtacgattcccgccaacatactgacacagacgcttgctcaccgtgccgtctacccctctctactggacaatggagttggcgggactctgggacggagtttacatgttctcctccgaaaaacatgtaggattaggttctaatgtaatgtaatgtaataatataagatacaatttcttttattgtattttccccagatcgccacctgacactttttagagagggtgtagacctgtgcctccagtatgtacgattcccgccaacatactgacacagccgctggcccaccgtgccgtctaccctctctactggacaatggagttggcgagactctgggacggagtttacatgttctccaccgaaaaacatgtaggattaggttctaatgtaatgtaataatatacaatattttcattctCTTCCGCagatctactttttttttttttagagagggtgtagaacTGTGCTttcagtatgtacgattcccgccaacatactgacacagccgcttggacacagtgccgtctacccctctctactggacaatggagttggcgggactctgggacggagtttacatgttctccaccgaaaaacatgtaggattaggttctaatgtaatgtaatgtattaacataatgaatataatatacaattgtttttatttacttgtccgcagatcgccacctgaaaCTTTTTAGACCtttgcctccagtatgtacgattcccgccaacatactgacacagccgctggcccaccgtgccgtctacccctctctactggacaatggagttggcgggactctgggacggagtttacatgttctccaccgaaaaacatgtaggattaagttctaatgtaatttaatgtaatgtatataatataatacacacatttttttaatttctcgtccgcagatcgccacctgacgctttttagagagggtgtagacctgtgcctccagtatgtacgattcccgccaacatactgacacagccgctggcccaccgtgccgtctacccctctctactggacaatggagttggcgggactctgggacggagtttacatgttctccacccaaaaacatgtaggattaggttctaatgtaatgtaatgtattaacataatgaatataatatacaattgtttttattttctcgtccgcagatcgctacctgacgctttttagagagggtgtagacctgtgcctccagtatgtacgattcccgccaacatactgacacagccgcttgtccaccgTACCGTctaccctctctactggacattggagttggcgggactctgggacggagtttacatgttctccacccaaaaacatgtaggattaggttctaatgtaatgtaataatatacaatattttcattctCCTCCGcagatctaccttttttttttttagagagggtgtagacctgtgcctccagtatgtacgattcctgccaacatactgacacaggcGCTtggccaccgtgccgtctacccctctctactggacaatggagttggcgggattctgggacggagtttacatgttctccaccgaaaaacatgtaggattaggttctaatgtaatgtaatgtaataacataatgaatataatatacaattgtttttattttcttgtccgcagatcgccacctgacgctttttagagagggtgtagacctgtgcctccagtatgtacgattcccgccaacatactgacacagccgcttgccccacgtgccgtctacccctctctactggacaatggagttggcgggactctcggacggagtttacatgttctccaccgaaaaacatgtaggattaggttctaatgtaatgtaatgtattaacataatgactataatatacaattgtttttattttcttgtccccagatcgccacctgatgctttttagagagggtgtagacctgtgcctttAGTacgtacgattcccgccaacatactgacacagccgcttgaccaccgtgccgtctacccctctctacttgACAATGGAGTTGgtgggactctgggacggagtttacatgttctccaccgaaaaacatgtaggataagtttctaatgtaatgtaatgtaatgtaatgtaataatataagatacaatttattttattttctcgtccgcagatcgctacctgacactttttagagagggtgtagacctgtgcctccagtatgtacgattcccgccaacatactgacacagccgcttgtccaccgtgccgtctaccccactctactggacaatggagttggcgggactctgggacggagtttacatgttctcctccgaaaaacatgtaggattaggttctaaagtaatgtaataatatacaattttgtCATTCTCCTCCGCagatctacttttttttttttagagagaatgtagacctgtgcctctagtgtgtaacagttcagctccacaccttctttttgttaatagttgttttcattatatctgtttgtctattaactctcttgtcatttcagacccggtcattcacacctgatcatccttcattcccttcacctggttttcacgcccatctcacctgcaacccattccctcgttagtcactcactacttaggttccctcacttgcacttgtcctctgccagattgtcttgtgttttgagaccaagttctccagcgttccatagtctgtgtccctgtttctgtcggttctgttcctgccgttactccagtaaaggattattatttgcttactctgttttgtccattgtgcttgggcccctggtcttcgatccgtgacataGTATGTACTAGTGTTGTTACGAGATGTGCCGACGCTTCGAAGTGTGTGTCGAGTAATGGAGGGGGCGTTTCCTCGAAGCGCGTATCGAGGCTTGCTTCATGTAGTGGAGGAGCCAAAAATGATGATGTCCGAAGCCTCGCTACCCGGCTTTACCACGTGACTGCTTCGGCAAGCGGTTCAGATTTTGCCGGGAGGTTTGACAGCAATATAAACCCCTCAGGCTccattcaaaatgtgtgttgttggttgagagtttggagagagatagtttggagagtgaGGTGAGAAGGATAGGTGATAAGATGGAGGCATTTAGGAAGAGCAGGATTTCCCCTGTGTGGGAACACTTTGATTTGATAACTCCTAATAAGGTAAGCTAAATCTAACTCTATTTCAGACTCATTAGGTTTGCTTATCAAGAACGGTATTTTGCacagtttcttattttatttaaaggtgtGGTGTTTATTGTGCTCCAGGGAGTTGGGGTACAATAACAACACCTCATCCATGCTAAGGCATTACCGTGCCTTGCATGAGAATAAGGAGGAAACTGGAGCTTCACCCAGCCATGGTAAGtcattacaataatacaaatgcacCATCACAATTTGTCCCCGtcacttttgtttattgtgcaaaTAAAGACTGGTAACAGACACTGTATGTATTCTCTATTAACCAGCCACCAGAAAACAAGAGCTGGATGAAGCCCTCGTCTCCATGATAGTGAAGGACACACAGCCTTTCACTGTTGTGGATGATGTTGGATTCAGGGCATTTGTGTCCAAACTGGATCCTAATTATGTTATCCCTACAAGGCAGGTGTGTATGGGTGGGTGCATGCATGAAACAAGAGTACTTTATTGTGTCTCACAGTTCagcactatttttttttcttttaggctcTGAAGGCCATGGTGGAGGCCAAGTATGAGTTGGCTAAGGAGAAGGCTAAGGCTAAAATGGAAACGGTGGTTGCTGTTAGCCTTACGTCTGACATGTGGACATCCATCAATATGGATGCCTACCTGGCAGTAACATGCCATTTTGTGGGTGAGAATACCAAGCTCAGTTCAGTGCTGTTAGGAGTGCAGGCATTCCCCCAATCACACACTGCTGAAAATATAGCTCGTGTGAAAGCCTCCTTGATGGAGGAATGGGGAATCACTAATAAGGTGACATGCATGGTCACTGATGGTGCTCCCAATATGGTTGCCTGTGTGAGAGAGCTGAAGCTTCGGCACCATATTTGCATTGCGCACACACTCAATCTGATCGTGAAGAAGGCACTTGACCAGCAACCTGTGCTCTCTGGCATCCGGGCCAAAGCACGGAAGCTGGTTGGCTTCTTTAGAAGCAGCACCACTGCTAAGGTATGCTCTTTCCTTTTATTCCAATTTCTAATAACACTAATAGTTTGTCTGTGTTCCTACTGCAGTCATTTAATGGCCTACTCATTTGTATCTTTAAAGGAGAAGCTTACACAAGTGCAACTTCATCTGGGGATGGCTAACATGAAGCTTATGCAAGAAGTGGAGACCAGATGGAACAGCACGTATTTGATGCTCCAACGTTTGATGGAGCAAAGGGAGCCAGTAGGAGCAGCGTTAGCTGGTTTACAACATGACGTCCCCTTCCTAACAGCAGAAGAATTCAACATTGTTGGGGCGTGCCTGTCTTTGCTGTCTCCCTTCTTTGATGCCACTGTAGAGCTGTCGGCAGAGGAAAATGTGTCTGCCTCCAAAGTTGTTCCCCTCGTGAAGATGCTGGAGCACACCCTTCAGGAGGAAATGACAAAGCCAGCACCTGCAGCCGCATTGTAAATGGGAAACCAGCTCATCAGGCAACTCCGGGAGAAGCTGTACACTTTGCAGTCAATGAGCATAATGTCTCTTGCTACCCTCCTGGACCCCCGATTTAAGGTAATAGGATTTTTTAGCCAGACAAAAGCAAACGAAGCAATCAAACGACTGACCTCCGAGTGTGCCGCCATAATACGGTCAACACAAAGCAGAGAGGAAATCCCCCAGGCTTCCACCTCTCATGATGTCACAGGAGGTAatctattattttacattttgagattAATTATTCCGATGAAAACACTTCGTAACATGATCTGTGGTTTCTTCTTAGGTAGCAAACTGTGGCATCGTTTGGACACCAGCGTCATGGAGGCACAGAAAACTCAAAATGTAACAGCAGATGCCACTGTGGAGGTCCAGCGCTACCTATCTGAGCCAAATATAAGCAGGCTGGAAAACCCTCTGGTGTACTGGGAGAGGCAACAATTTCTTTATCTACATTTATATAGACTAGCTCTTGCGTTCTTGTGCACGCCAGCATCTTCTGTACCCTGTGAAAGGGTGTTTTCAAAGGCCGGAGAGGTTGTGTCCAAAAAAAGGAATCgtttaaaaccaaaaactgtTGAGAAACTgttatttctgaataaaaataaataaaatgtccccTGTCCTGTACATCACTGTCCAAGTTCCACAAGCATATTCAGTCCTCTTTTCCTAGTTCCACAAGCACTTTCACTGTCCTGCCTGCTTAAGCCCATGCCATTTCCCTAAAGTgacataataacattattacacCACCTGCCTTACCATACGACACTACCATTTTGGgaaaatattcacacacaggatacattcaaaacatattttattatgcacacatgtgatcatttatttacagaaattATTTGGGCATACGTTTTTGTAATTCAGTCATTCCCAACAGCcataacagacacaacaatTCAATGCATCACATTGTGGTTCAGATACAGCTGCCTGTGATTATACTTTTGGCCAAGCTTCGAGTAATGAACCCTTTCTCGAACCAATTGGCTGAAGTGGTTCGATGCCTCATGAGgcttcatctcgccatcactagtatgtacgattcccgccaacatactgacacagccgcttgaccaccgtgccgtctacccctctctactggacaatggagttggcgggactctcggacggagtttacatgttctcctccgaaaaacatgtaggattaggttcaaatgtaataatataatatacaatttctcttattttctcgtccgcagatcgccacctgacgctttttagagagggtgtagacctgtgcctccagtatgtacgattcccgccaacatactgacacagccgcttggccaccgtgccgtctacccctctctactggataatggagttggcgggactctcggacggagtttacatgttctccacccaaaaacatgtaggattaggttctaatgtaatgtaataatatactattttttcattctcctccccagatctacttttttttttttagagagagagggtgtagaaCTGTGCTTTCAGTATGTACGATGTCCACCGTACCGTctaccctctctactggacaatggagttggcgggacgctgggacggagtttacatgttctccaccgacaAACATATAGGATTaggtttaaatgtaatgtaatttaataatgtactaaactatttattttctcctccgcagatctacctttttcttttttaagataGGGCGTAGACCTGTGTTTCCAGAGGGTGTAAAATAGAATTTtacagctgcaggacaattTAGTAAAATTTCTAAAATGAAGtgctttattttaagtcacattttttcaaaagttttgttttaaatcctgcctttattttactttaaaataagagaagataacgtatatatttaatattccatccatatggatggatggatggatggatatttattatttaaataaataaatgtattccaTGCAATAAATGTGCTGTAGAAACCAGTTAATTCTAATTATTATCCCATGCGGCGCCTAGTTCATCGGTCTCAGCTGAACAGCGAAGCTTGGAGAGACCTTAAGGAGTACAAAGGGCAGTAGTTTGAGCCATTAATAACAGAACAACCAGTCGCTCAAAtcttttatatttcaaataCTTAAAGTAATAGACATTGTTGATGTAAAAGATACTTGGTGGGAAATTTGCTATTGTAAGTTTAAAATGTacctgtgtctgtgttagcaACCTGTGaatgtacatgtgtctgtgttagctacctgtgactgtacatgtgtctgtgttagctacctgtgactgtacatgtgtctgtgttagctacctgtgactgtacatgtgtctgtgttagctacctgtgactgtacatgtgtctgtgttagctacctgtgaatgtacatgtgtctgttagctacctgtgactgtacatgtgtctgtgttagctacctgtgactgtacatgtgtctgtgttagctacctgtgactgtacatgtgtctgtgttagctacctgtgactgtacatgtatctgtgttagctacctgtgactgtacatgtgtctgtgttagctacctgtgaaTGTACATGTatctgtgttagctacctgtgactgtacatgtgtctgttagctacctgtgaatgtacatgtgtctgtgttagctacctgtgactgtacctgtgtctgtgttagctacctgtgactgtacacgtgtctgtgttagctacctgtgactgtacctgtgtctgttagctacctgtgaatgtacatgtgtctgtgttagctacctgtgactgtacatgtgtctgttagctacctgtgaatgtacatgtgtctgtgttagctacctgtgactGTACCTGTGTCTGTTAGCTACCTGTGAATGTACATGTatctgtgttagctacctgtgactgtacatgtgtctgttagctacctgtgaatgtacatgtgtctgtgttagctacctgtgactgtacctgtgtctgtgttagctacctgtgactgtacaCGTGTCATGTAAATCACAACCACAgcactgtgtatatattttaataaaaacaagttttaaaaagACCTTCATTGTAAAATCCAGAAATCATAAATCTGACAAAAGATGGTGAAACCATTAGTTTGAGGCACTGCTGGCCTTTCAATGTAATGTATAAAtgtgatatatacatataaatagtCCTTACTTtagatgaggtcacacaaaatacttaacTAACGATTAGTAACTACCTGAATTAATCAGGAATTGCAATATTAAAACCTGtttataaatcacattttaaaggAGTCCCTAACCATTAGTGCATATCTAAATCAttatatgtttaaataaatgcttgaataatttacatttaaataatttttttaataatttactaACACTTTATAAATTATCTCAATCATAAGTACttaataattggtttgtaatgtatatattacttaatttacaaatagaGAATCCATCATCTATGAAGTATGAAAACCCAATAATGGAACACATAATAGTCAAGCGTATTCATCAAGAACAAAACATGTATAACTGTGTTTTTGAATTGCATAGCCTACTAATGAGAGTTATCCTGAACAGAAGTGGAATACATTTCAAGCTGCAATATTACTGCTTTTTAACACCTAGCCGGCACATAAAACCTTCCGGCGTTGTAACCGCCGTGTGATGAGTTAAGGCATGACGTGCTGTTTGTAAACATAGCACTCAAAAGTCCAATTTACAAAGCCCTGAGTcaggaaaaataaaaggttattttctgattgtttcGTGGCGGTTATGCTCTCAAATTAAACACACCCACATCTCTTCAAAAGCATGCAGGAATGTGCCGGATCTTGAAGGCTTGCAGCCCAAAGCGTGCTTCATTCTGCTGCTGCGGCCCAACGTGGGGCCCAAAGGCTCTTTGCTGACCCCCAGAAACAGAGGAAAGGGGCACATTTAGACACCGCCGCATACTTCAAGTGGGTCAAAAGTAATGATTGAGAAGGATTGTTCTTGTATTAGTctgtgcagttttttttataaaaagtgTTGCATATTATataccattaaaaaaagaaggggggaaaaaagggacgtctttgtgtttgtaaagccacagagatTCAGTTGTTCTGGGATCAGATTCTAGAGAAGCCATCTTCAAACATATCTGGTCTGGAGTGAAACAGAATCATCACAATTCATTTGCAAATGCTTGTGGAAAACCAAAACAGTGACACGTTCACTTTTTCTTCTTAATCTTTATGTTCACTTCAGTCACTACAAGGTTGGTGTTTAGGGAGTAGACACTTTTGAACATTGAAGTTTAATTTGCAATTCTTACTTTTGTTGCATTGTTAAGAGGGAGTTGTTTTGcaactgtgtttatttgttgcaTCCTTTATTTGTTAAAAGGGTTTTGCCAGCCAGTGAATGCAAtatgttctccctgtgtgttATTTAGCGAGGTCAATGTGTTTAGTAACGGTTTTACAGCCTTTTGTGTTCAGCTGCATTTCGTTTACGTCTTTTGGGGCGCAATTTAATTGATATTCTCTTTTGCTTGTGTTGTATTTCATCCAAAAcatgtgtcctcctgtctgacTTACTGGCTTTGTGA is a genomic window containing:
- the LOC117736977 gene encoding zinc finger BED domain-containing protein 1-like; protein product: MLRHYRALHENKEETGASPSHATRKQELDEALVSMIVKDTQPFTVVDDVGFRAFVSKLDPNYVIPTRQALKAMVEAKYELAKEKAKAKMETVVAVSLTSDMWTSINMDAYLAVTCHFVGEAYTSATSSGDG